GGCAGATCGAGACGCTGCTCGAGCGCATCCTGGACCTGGTCTTCCAGATCATGGAGGTGGACCGGGTGGCCATCCTGCTGGTGGATCCCTCCACCGGAGCGCTGCGGCCGCGGGTGGCGCGGGTGTCCACGGGCGAGGCGCCCGCGGGGGCGTTCTACAGCCAGCGCATCGTCGACTACGTGCGCACCCACAGCGTGGCGGCGCTCTTCTCGGACGCGTGGATGGATCCCCGGCTCAACGACGCCGCCTCGGTGGTGTTGCAGTCCATCCGGGCGTCCATGTGCGCCCCCCTCAAGCCCCGCGACGAGGTGCTGGGCGTGTTGTACGTGGACAACCTGTCGCGCGCCGACGGCTTCAGCCAGGAGGATCTGGAGTTCCTCACCGCCTTCGCCAACCAGGCCGCCATCGCGCTGGACAACTCGCTGCTGGCGCAGAAGCTGGCGGAAGAGGCCGTGATGCGCAACGCCTACGCGCGCTTCTTTCCCCCCGCCACGCTCAAGAAGCTGAGCATGGCCCGGGGCGGCCCGCTGGAGACGATCGAGACCGAGGTGACGGTGCTCTTCTCGGACATCAGCGGCTTCACCGCGCTGTCCTCGTCGCGCGAGCCCCGGCAGGTGGTGGATCTGCTCAACGACTACTTCCCGGTGATGGCGGACATCGTCTTCCGGCACGAGGGGACGCTGGAGAAGTACATCGGAGACGCGTTGATGGCGGTGTGGGGCGCGCCCTTCGCGCATCCGGATGACGCGACGCGGGCGGTGCGCGCGGCCGTGGAGATGCAGCGGGCCCTGGCGGGATTGAACGCGCGCTGGCGCGAGCGGGGCTGGCCCGAGCTGCGCATCCACGTGGGGCTGAACACGGGCCGGGTGGCGGCGGGCAACATCGGCTCCGAGCAGTACTTGCAGTACGCCACCATCGGTGACGCCACCAACGTCGCCAGCCGGGTGTGCTCCGTGGCGGCCGAGGGGCAAATCATCATGAGCCAGGCGACCTTCGAGCGTTGGCTCGAGCGCGACTGGTCCGTCACCCCCCTGCCTCCCACTCCCGTGAAGGGCAAGCCGGAGCCCCTCACGCTCTACCGGGTGGAGTGGAACGTCCCGCCGCTCGAGTGGTCCTGAGGGGCTTCACCCCACGGAGGTGAGCACCTCGCGGGTGATCTCCAGCAGCGTGCGCGCGTTGAAGGGCTTCTCCACCCGGCGGTTGGGCACCCGCTCGAGGAAGGCCTTCGCCTGCGGGGTGAAGGCGCCTCCGGTGAGGAAGATGACCCGGCCGGTGAGCTCCGGCCGCAGCCGGTGCAGCGCCGCGTGGAAGTCCATCCCGTTCATCCGCGGCATCATCAAGTCACACAGGATGAGATCGAAGCGCTCGCCGGCCTCCAGCCGGGGCAGCACCTCGGCCGCCAGCGTGGTGAACACCACGTCGTGGTGCGGCCGGAGGATGCGCTCGAGCGCCGAGCACAACAGGGGCTCGTCGTCGATGACCAGCACGCGGCCCCGCGGCCCTCCGCTGTACTCCGGCACGGGCTCGAGCAGCGCGGGCACGATGGGCTCGCGCGACGAGGGCATCAGCACCTGGAAGGTGGTGCCCCGGCCCAGGTCGCTGAACACGTGCAGCTCCCCGCCCA
Above is a window of Cystobacter fuscus DNA encoding:
- a CDS encoding adenylate/guanylate cyclase domain-containing protein, which encodes MQLIVNPGLLDERVVDLPEGATTIGRTQESTLCVLHMSLSRRHARLERQGTRVLLTDLDSKNGTLVDEVRLEKFTPRELKEGESFRCGEVRFTLVSPVGSVPLAPTQVQPLNTRFSPAAMDELLERVPESSSGSALRVKRASHENRANEKLQVLLKVSQLLSSPGQIETLLERILDLVFQIMEVDRVAILLVDPSTGALRPRVARVSTGEAPAGAFYSQRIVDYVRTHSVAALFSDAWMDPRLNDAASVVLQSIRASMCAPLKPRDEVLGVLYVDNLSRADGFSQEDLEFLTAFANQAAIALDNSLLAQKLAEEAVMRNAYARFFPPATLKKLSMARGGPLETIETEVTVLFSDISGFTALSSSREPRQVVDLLNDYFPVMADIVFRHEGTLEKYIGDALMAVWGAPFAHPDDATRAVRAAVEMQRALAGLNARWRERGWPELRIHVGLNTGRVAAGNIGSEQYLQYATIGDATNVASRVCSVAAEGQIIMSQATFERWLERDWSVTPLPPTPVKGKPEPLTLYRVEWNVPPLEWS